One genomic window of Actinoplanes lobatus includes the following:
- a CDS encoding ISAs1 family transposase, whose amino-acid sequence MASSLITALTVTTPHAIGAPALITDGEHNGLLHALAKVPDPRDPRGIRYPLAAVLAVAVCAVIAGASSFAAITDWLHDLDEHARNRLGFGNAVPASTTMWRLLIRLDPTLLAAVLAGWLHTRTDPPGPPPRRYRRVIAIDGKTLRGARLGDGRQVHLMSALDTATGIVLAQVTVDTKSNEITSFAPLLDAVETVLGTLAGVLFIADALHTQTRHADEVTIRQAHLLVQVKGNQPTLFKQLKRLPWAQIPVGDRTRDRGHGRRETRTVKAVTVATPGGITFPHAQQAVRITRTRIIAGRTSRETAYLTVSLPAGQALPRDLQTWIRRHWHIENRLHHVRDVTFREDQHQARTGTGPAVIATLRNTAIGWHRTTGATNIARATRQANRRSNDLITAVTSSYPRTQ is encoded by the coding sequence ATGGCATCATCTCTCATCACCGCACTGACCGTCACGACACCCCACGCCATCGGCGCACCCGCACTGATCACCGACGGTGAACACAACGGGTTGCTGCACGCGCTCGCAAAGGTTCCGGATCCACGTGACCCACGAGGAATCCGCTACCCGCTGGCCGCGGTACTGGCAGTCGCGGTCTGCGCGGTCATAGCCGGCGCATCATCATTCGCGGCGATCACCGACTGGCTCCATGACCTCGACGAACACGCCCGCAACCGGCTCGGCTTCGGCAATGCCGTTCCCGCTTCGACAACGATGTGGCGACTACTGATCCGTCTCGACCCGACCCTGCTTGCCGCCGTTCTCGCAGGCTGGCTGCACACCCGAACCGACCCGCCGGGCCCACCACCACGCCGGTACCGCCGGGTGATCGCGATCGACGGCAAGACCCTGCGCGGCGCCCGCCTCGGCGACGGCCGTCAGGTCCACCTGATGTCCGCCCTGGACACCGCCACCGGGATTGTGCTCGCCCAGGTCACCGTGGACACGAAAAGCAACGAGATCACGTCGTTCGCACCGCTGCTCGACGCCGTCGAAACGGTCCTCGGAACCCTCGCCGGAGTCCTGTTCATCGCCGACGCCCTGCACACCCAAACCAGGCACGCCGACGAGGTCACCATCCGCCAGGCACACCTGCTCGTCCAGGTGAAAGGTAACCAGCCGACCCTGTTCAAGCAGCTCAAACGGCTTCCCTGGGCACAGATCCCGGTCGGTGACCGGACCCGCGACCGCGGACACGGCCGCCGCGAGACCCGCACCGTCAAAGCCGTCACCGTCGCCACGCCCGGCGGCATCACCTTCCCCCACGCCCAGCAGGCCGTCCGGATCACCCGGACCCGCATCATCGCAGGCAGGACCAGCCGAGAAACCGCCTACCTGACCGTGTCCCTACCCGCAGGCCAAGCCCTGCCCCGCGACCTGCAAACCTGGATCCGCCGGCACTGGCACATCGAGAACCGCCTCCATCACGTCCGCGACGTGACGTTCCGTGAAGACCAACACCAAGCCCGGACCGGAACCGGACCCGCCGTCATCGCGACCCTACGTAACACTGCGATCGGCTGGCACCGCACCACCGGCGCCACCAACATCGCCCGCGCCACCCGTCAAGCCAACCGCCGGTCAAACGACCTGATCACCGCAGTGACCAGCAGCTATCCGAGAACGCAATGA